In the genome of Sphaeramia orbicularis chromosome 13, fSphaOr1.1, whole genome shotgun sequence, one region contains:
- the vaspb gene encoding LOW QUALITY PROTEIN: vasodilator-stimulated phosphoprotein (The sequence of the model RefSeq protein was modified relative to this genomic sequence to represent the inferred CDS: inserted 6 bases in 6 codons) — protein MSESSICQARATVMIYDDGNKKWLPAGAGPQAFSRVQIYHNPTNNAFRIVGRKMQTDQQVVINCPIVRGLKYNQATPNFHQWRDARQVWGLNFGSKEDAALFANGMAHALEVLNSMADAGYATLPRPVSNGPSPEEVEQQRRLEQQRLDQQERERQERERQERERQERERLERERQAAAASVPPAPPLAPGGPPXPPAPPPXPGPPPAGIPPPPXPPPSGPPPAPPLPSAGGGGEXGGGGGGGLGXAGGLAAALAGXKLRKVSKQEDGAPAASSGKGDTSRSSNASVGGGSLMGEMSAILARRRKAANTGEKAPVKAQDNDDSESQGQSDTIRRPWEKSSMTRNNSIPKSLDSTSSLSQACRAKPSGNSNDAGGMDDSDLENVLQEILEEVRKELQKVKEEIIGAFIQELQKRST, from the exons TGAGTCAAGTATTTGCCAGGCTCGGGCCACTGTGATGATCTATGATGATGGCAATAAGAAGTGGCTGCCGGCAGGTGCTGGACCCCAGGCTTTCAGTAGAGTCCAGATTTATCATAACCCCACCAACAATGCCTTCAGGATAGTGGGACGCAAAATGCAGACGGACCAGCAG GTTGTAATTAACTGTCCAATTGTTAGAGGTCTGAAGTATAACCAGGCCACACCTAATTTCCACCAGTGGCGGGATGCCCGGCAGGTGTGGGGGCTCAACTTCGGCAGCAAAGAGGATGCTGCTTTATTTGCCAATGGCATGGCACACGCACTGGAGGTGCTCAACTCCATGGCAGATGCAG GCTATGCAACCCTTCCTCGCCCAGTGTCAAACGGACCATCTCCAGAAGAGGTGGAACAGCAGCGAAG gtTAGAGCAGCAGAGGTTGGATCAACAGGAACGGGAACGACAGGAGAGAGAAAGACAAGAGAGAGAGCGGCAGGAAAGAGAGAGACTGGAGAGAGAAAGACAAGCTGCTGCAG CCTCTGTTCCTCCGGCCCCACCACTAGCTCCTGGAGGACCTC CTCCACCTGCTCCTCCTC CCCCTGGCCCTCCTCCAGCTGGTATTCCGcctcctc gacctcctccctcagGACCTCCACCAGCCCCACCCTTGCCCTctgcaggtggaggaggag gtggtggtggaggtggtggaggtcTTG GAGCTGGGGGTTTGGCAGCTGCACTAGCTG CTAAACTCCGCAAAGTGTCCAAG CAGGAGGACGGAGCTCCTGCAGCTTCATCAGGCAAAGGTGATACCAGCCGCAGCAGTAACGCCTCTGTTGGAGGAGGTAGCCTGATGGGCGAGATGAGTGCCATCTTGGCACGAAG GAGAAAAGCTGCAAACACTGGAGAAAAAGCACCTGTGAAAGCACAAGATAAT GATGATTCAGAGTCTCAAGGTCAAAGCG ACACCATAAGGCGGCCTTGGGAGAAATCATCAATGACCAg GAATAACTCCATCCCCAAGAGTTTGGACTCCACTTCTTCTTTGTCCCAAG cttgcaGGGCAAAGCCCTCAGGCAACAGCAATGATGCAGGTGGAATGGATGACTCAGATTTAGAGAA TGTTTTGCAGGAGATTCTGGAAGAGGTGCGGAAAGAACTACAAAAAGTTAAGGAGGAAATAATTGGAG CCTTTATTCAGGAGCTGCAAAAGAGAAGCACATAA